CTGTTACTAACATTGAAGATTGTAGAATGCTAGTCAAAACATATCACAAGAAGATAGCTAACATGGAGGTCataaaatgatataaaattATGATCAGAATTAGGTTGCTTCtcgcttttaaaaatgttgtaaGAACAGCGTAGATTTGTAATATTTGACTTGAAGCTGTCATTCGGCATTTGATTGTGTACTTCGGGGAATCTACAGATCAACTCTAAAGCGCCCAtataatgctcattttcaggttcataattgtattttaaggttgtaccagaataggtttacatggtttaattttcaaaaaacaccataattTTGTTGTACttcacagctctctctcactggtgcagctcctcttttcaccttgtgttcaggtctctgttttagctacagagcgaggcatcttttcttctgtactatctttgattgcactcgcacatgcgcagtagctcagatcgtagatcatgtcagctagctccatcgacagtaaaagaaaggctgtttctccaactagggtcagttacaaggcaggattagctgggaaaCTTCaaaacgagggcgcacatgtaagtagttcttttgtagattatggtgaacttgtgtgtgttgtagcagttctttgccattgagaacgaggtagcatgctagcgctagcatgttaacggttgcggttagccagctcgtttcggctagtgacgtagaaagccgtgcagattttgaccagctcacccggagactgaaggcaggacacattcagaaacccgtatctcactcaaaacagcatggatggatttctttcaaagtttgtatgcgtgtggaagcaccagagacagaaaataacatgggcactttaaagcaacactagtgCCGCGTTCTGTTTACCTCTGAACTCGTTTTTtacgaggtcaaagtcggaaacatgCCCCCTGACCTCCTATTGACGAGCTCGGAACTCGTACAACCTCGCAGTAGCCCGAGTTCAAAATCTAACATGGCTGCCCCctgtatcaacagttgtgaaagctgcagtaacataaagttataagcacttctgtctcaTTTGTGTCACTAAATCATCGTTGTTCACACAGgcatgtccaacttctatctgtggacatgttattacgctgtttgcatgcacaaaaaacggcgtaatgcgttgttatcaactggttgctaacaatagctaaccgagctagagctaatgaaagcaatgaaaatccgactttTAAATAGTACACATTCAACTCAGGTATGACGTCATTCCAGTTGCGGCTTCCAAGGTCCAAGGTAAATAGAACTAAAGCACTTTTTGTTGCAATCAATTGAaaatcatttaaactgttaaagTAACAATTTTAGCCATACAAATAGTTTGCTGATTTCTGGATGTTATTGTTGTATCCCTGATGTTAACGTATATTTGATGAATATATACGTGACTTTtcatttaaaactgcatcagCGTTTTCTGTTGACATTTGTTAGCGAATATTATCTAACATTATAGAGCAATTTATGGTTGCAGACTTTGATGGTTTCTTTCTGTGATTTTAAGGTACACATcagtgtctttaaaaaaaataacacaccgCAGACTTGTACAGACCAATACGTTTACTGTTTTATTACAGTATGCTCTTTACATTGTGCTGGGGACAGATTTTGACTTCACAACTGTAAGTGCCCAGAAAGTCTCCAGACATATTACAGTGCACTGTTTTTGTAGAACATGACttctttgtttgaaatattgtATTTCTAGGATGACATGGCCACAATCAGAACATGGTGGTGCCTGTTGCTCCTGTCTGGTCATTCAGTTGCCAGGTATGTCTGATTTCATTATCATATGTACAACTGTAACATAAAAAATGTGTAACAAAGCCAAAATCATACATATAGATCAAATTACTATTCTTCCTAATCTCTAACATGTAATTTAAGAAAATCTGTCCGTTTTAAAGGTTGGCACAGAAAAGGAAATCTGAAGGTCCCGTCATAAGAATCACATTTTGATAGTCATTAGTTGCTGACAAATCTAATGTTGTGACCTGCATGTTAATGGTtctttattatataatttgatTAATCTTGGATCCAAACCTCTGACTTCATATGCATACTTTGTACtgacttttaaatatttaatcttTGCAGGATTGCCCGGGACAATCCCTCCTGAACAGTCGGTTAGTGTGAATGAAGTAAACTTGATGCCTTGTACTCTCAAAATACTATAAACTGTCTCCATAATGAATTCTCAAAATAAGTGTTCATTTAGGAAACTGTTGACCTGACCAAGGAAATGGGGATTCTGGAAGTCAGAAAGAAACTACCATAGCATGGgacataaaataacataaatgttTCTGAATTTGAACGCTTACAACAAAATACTATAGAagttatttttacatttgtctACGATATGCTTTGCAGATTACAAGATGTTGTCTCGAAGACATATTGCTTGAGGTGGTCCTCCAGGATGGCGATAAGGCACTGATGACCTTGGCTCTAGTCTGCTCCTCCTTCAGAGACATAGTCACTGATGAAAACTTCCGGGAAAGAGCTCACTTTCTGTGGCTTGACAGTAAGTACAAAATTATGCTTTAATAGTTGCCAACTTTGAACGTTTCAGCATATTTATCACATGAAGCATAGTGTTCAATTTGATCATCCTAAAATTTTGTAATACGGGTGTGACTAATTGGAGCAGGTTCTCCACCAAATACAAAAAAGAATTCCGGACATTGTACTCAGTGCTGAACAGCTCCCAGTGCTATTGTCCATACAAGAGCTGCATGCTGggtatttatactgtataatgtgCTTTGAAACTGGATGGCTGTTTGagttgtcactttttgacaaaAAGGACGAAAACAAATGATACACTGTATGATAGCGAAACACGGTATGCTTTTGATCTATACCCACAGGTTACGTTGGAAGAGGAAGGCGGGTTGAGCTGCGGGGGATTTATTCTGAAGACCACCCTGGATTCTGCAGCCATTTCTGCCAACTAAGGGCAGGATTCTGAGGAGGGATAAGGAGGATCTGCACAcacaagaataaaaaaagaaacatgttaCACTCTTTCCAAgactcctttttatttttatattctatattgttTTCACACTTACTGGGAAATTGCTGCAAATACAATTGCTTAAGtaaagtattttattcatttgtatGATTGCCATTactgtttagttaaaaaaacacccaaaacaccaaagtagTAAGGAGACATAGCGGACCAGCGATAGCAGGAGGGCATGAGAAGAGAGGGCATGACACAGGAGGCTGCACACCCATACAGTCTTGGATCAGGTAGTGGATCTGTAGTTGTAGAATGAGAGATAATGCAGACTGATCttataaagtggcgtatgtatgacacgccaattcgtatgccattttggtgtgttatcaagacgcataatcgcttttttgCGTGTTTATTAACGCAATTcgcccgccattgacctacattacgagtGAATTGTCAccatagcgagtagtataaagggacgtaAGTCCGgggagggaggttggttggggtggtgggtgggtaaaacacaggactttacaCCCAGGACAGCTGGGATCGCATCCCCCGTGTGGCGATTTTCAGacgttttttttctaaacccaaccgtttattgttttcctgagcgtgtttttgtcgcttttttgtgttactaaagcctttcccagtgttcttttcctaaacccaacctttattttttttacagcgtgTGATGTTGTTCTCGTGATAGTACGGCACATTCTCGCAATTAGGCGACGCCACGTGGCGACATTACGACATgaaccgaagcgggaaaagtgctttagtgttgctttaaaacagTAAGGCtattcagactgcaggcaaaagtggcccaaatcagattttttttgggggtcaaGTAACCaaaccaggtcagacttcttcagaagtagtgtgaacactcaaatcttgctcagatcagattttttgtgTGCCGACAgcagcgaaggccctattgaaactgaaggaattcttcctttcctttcttccggCAAATTAATCGCcgttttgaggggcttaacatacttaaaaactcaccaaaattggcagCCAATTCTGGTGAAAAATTACGTATTTTAaaggtttcgggaataggcgcacaaaaatcactcgctagcgccccctacaaaatatttttttttttagcccttGCAGCAcatttaacgtagactcacgaaacttggtacacatatgtagcatgtctagacatacaaaaaacatcattttatatataatattgacttttggtcatagcaccCCCCgttggcaacaggaaatcagccttatatgacaaacatcatgtgatactgagctgcTGCCTATAcattaaccacgcccacttactgaGGCCAcgtcccctttcataacatttgaacagtttaaggtagagtcttgtgtgaggtatcattgaactcagcagagagtttctttttgattgttgatggtttgacccgccccctatgctgtAGCCACGACCCTTTTTTATAACTtatgacccgtttaaggtagagtcttatgtgaggtatcaatgaatttagcagagacttccttttttagtGATAAAGGTTTGCCCCGACCCCTATtctttggccacgccccctctcacagctaatgaactgtaggacgtagagtcttgtgtgaggtatcactgaactcagcagggagttcccttttcattgctgacgatttgcagtgtctgagtgagGAGCGGCGTCCACCAGTAGCCCCAACCGAtttttcaatgcggccgcagtgtgTACAACCAAGGtggatttgatgcgacttttacaTCAATCTACAttgacatttgtcacaattatgcACCGGCGGGAGTTAGCCCTAGACACAGACGGTAAAATTAAAAACTTGACTAGGCCTACCAAATGGAGAACAGTAATggagcaagtcaatggagggagAGTGAGGTGTTAGACTTAATTAGTGTATGGGGAGATACTTCAATTCAATCAAAACTAGAAGGATCATACCGTAATCGTTCCGTTTTGGAAAAATAGCAAACGAAATGGAGGAACGGGGACACAGGCGAACGTGGCTGCAGTGTCAAAGGTAGGTGAAGAGCCTTAAagcttcattcttctcctcagcacgtgctcattaatgttacggctgccattacacaaacatttttaaataaaagcgaaaatgcttacTTTCTTTATAACCtacctaactttagtgcaacagcgtgctgcatctgatgtcattgttattgttcttttgcacATGTGGGTCAGTTCGAAActgcaaacagttcacactggaatctgatataggccatattttaaaaggtaatgtgaacagccaaacaaaaaattggatctgagcaaaaaatctgaattaagcattaagacttgcggtgtgaacgtagcctaaatacatttttaaatttaaagaatGTGATCTATCCCTCTGATCTCTCCCACCTATATCATGGGAAGGGCAAATCACAAAATACAGTCATAACTATTGTCCCAGTAATTCTTGACAAGCTATGGAGTTTTGTTGAGTCAAGTAATCATTGGCCTCTGTTTAAGTGTATACATATGTTGTTTTCATTAAGGTAATTTTCTGTACTACTGCAACAATAGGTGTTCCTAAAGGTTTGCCTTCTCAATCTGATTTCCCCAATGGCAGAATTCAAAAGTTATCTTAGTTGTCTTTCTCTCAAGAAATGCATTACTAACAGCAATATGATATGTCTATTATTTTGTTTACAGTCATAATAATTTAGCTTTACAAGATAGCTAAGAGTTTTCTCCCTATTTGCAGTTTAGGAGACACAATTAACATTTTCCCCTTTGGATGTAAAGTCTAAAATACACAATGTTCTTGCTATTTCAGGATGCTGATGAAGACTGTATGTCGCAGGACCTTGCTGAACAAAGGATGAACATCAAGACTAATAGGTCAGAAGGTCCCTACCACATCAATATCATGGTAGATGGTCGAAGATTGTGACTGCTCTGGGTGACTTGCTCCATGCTTGTTGGGTTGGCAAGTTGGCCTTATTAAAGTCTCCTGCGATTATGTGAACACCGTCACGTTGGGCCCGCTACTGTTCATTTATGGTGTCCAGCAGGAGAGCGAGCCCTGTGTTTACATTGGCATCGTGTGGAATATACACAGCCGTAACGATCACTACTGTTAGCTCTCTCGGTAGAAAAAAAGAGTTGTAATTCCAAGTCACCCGTTTTATGCACCAGGGATCTGGCATTGGAGAGATACAGGCTCGGTAGAGGTGGCTTGTGTGCTATGCTAGCTTTAGCATAACACCAGACCTGCTGCCCCGctattcctctccctcctccgtcTGGGCCGCCTCTTAGACCTGACAACAATCCATGAAGAGCCCGGCGGTCTCGCTTTGTTGTCTGGgatgttgtgtgtttaatgaaaGACACTCAAAATAGATATCTGGTGCtcagggccggttctagccctttggttgcccaaggcgagattgagttttgcACCCCCCCagtctcacattaccagatctccacagcgttgtgtcagcgatagagtagcaatgtatgttcattttagtttctagcttccatgtaagttagatggcaccaacatttggtctaatcataactggtctggcaacccaaaggccagtgttttgtttccagatttatgtgcatggtgacttatgatggagggggtctgggggtccaccccctgaaaattttgagcattaaatactgAACagtgaatttttatttttttttacctttttctgaatcaatttatgctggaaatatctttatgtaaagggaaacagagattacaatccaaatataaaaacataatggaatattttgcagtaaggctctcaggcattctgtattgctttcatctatttattctcctttggatcgatgtttctaattatatctgagttagcacacatgtagcctaggcatcatttactcttcccacttttgcttcttttgttgaggaagtaaccaccttaaacatgcatattaaaatgattcacctgaatgatatatgaattcattttaatgaattaataaacccctggactgtaatatttcagatgtgtttgagcaagatttctgctcatgttcaaaactttgtgcacattcaaaatacagtatatctcatctgtgttctctgaggtttggaggagttgtgatattgtgagaaaaataaagtgataatacaataggctattacaagaataaagtccctatatttcagaaaataatccacctacaccatagtctgctgtgcattacgtgattgctctgttgttacggtagatctcagacctgctgacagacacagagccccgtttgagacGCTGGtgtctgaatgagacagtttagggaagtggctgtaggctacgctgctctacatcggagttGGAAACACAAAACTAAGCAGAAATAGGGACCCATCTGCCACAGCATGCCCACAACAGAGCAcgtccattataaacctgaagctgcacagaccacggAAGGCgcactgcagcagctccgtgtctgtgccgctgctcgtctctatttttacagcgagagtggacacttcgcgacgcacaggtctgcttcagagctaagTGTGTTTGCCCGTAGACTGGAAAAGTcgcgtaatgaaaggttgacaagtaaacgtgtggctgagggggcgccctaggatgatcatgtttaataaacacgttttatttcgcttgtcgttctaattctattattaatgggaagtagacctaagggcgacatggcgcccccaacacttttgacgccctaggcaatcgcctaGGTCGCCTATAGCAATCGCCGGCCCTGCTGGTGCTGGTCACCGATGTCCAAAAGGTTCTGGCGGGTGTAGGGGATGTTCACAGAACTGACAGTAGTAAAGAAATTCGTGATTCTCACAAGATTTGGCAGGGTGCCAACTACCAAACCTGCATTGTTGGTTTTCTCAGAGGCGTCCCTCCCCTGCTTTGCTATCGGGGCGATTCGCCTTACTACGATTTTGTTTACCATTTAAATGACTTTGAAGCTGTTATATTAAGGTACAAATCTTGCATAGTGTGCCTTTAACTGGGGAGATCCCTCTAGAACTACATAGCTACCATAAGGGCTTTATTTCTGTTTGCATTCGCACCGCCACTTTTTAAAATACACATGCTGTGCAGACTCTCAATTGTCACATTCATCGCATTACATCACTACACTAATTTTAACAACTACAACGCAGCTACAAGTCTTTGATCTATGTTGTTCATAACTGGACTAAGTGGAAGAAACCATTTAAATAGGTAGACTACTTACTTCTTTGGAAGAAGCACAAATATCCTgcaaaaattaacaaaacaacaaaatctgCGAGTAGGGCAAGCAAGACGCTCAGCACAGTTAAACATATCACAGGGCATTAGTTTCTAAAAGGATTACTGTCCTTTTTCTTTCGCAAataaattttgtttttcttttaaagcaaaAAAGCAGCTAGTCACTGCAacatttttatctgttttagATTATGGAGACCTGGTGTATAGGACCGCTTCAGTACAATGTCTGCATAAGATTGACACTGTTTATCATGCGTCTCTGAGATTTATTACGAATTGTAAAAACTCGACCCATCATTGTGAATTATATTCCAGAGTGGGATGGCCATCGTTGTCCAACAGGAGATCAGGGCACTGGCATATTTTTATCTATAAGGCCATGCTTGGTCTGTTGCCAGCGTACATCTGTAGTTTAATCACACGGAGAAATGTTGGTTCTTATTCATTGCGATCAAATGATCACTTGCTGCTCTTTGTTCCATTTGCCCGTACAGAACTGGGAAAAAGGGCTTTTGTTTTACTCTGCCCCTTCTGCATGGAACTATTTGCAAAAAGACTTGAAATTATCTGAACTTATTTCCTTAAATGCTTTTAAGTCCAGATTGAGAGAACCTGAAATGACCTGttcaaattgtaaatgtttctaATTATTTGTGTTGTATAACTTTTAAATACTTGTAATTGATTGTGTTTTTGCTGCctcttggccaggactcccttgaAAAAGAGGTTTTTAACCTCAATGGGactttcctggttaaataaaggttaaataaaaaataaaaaataaaaataaaaaattaaattattttgactttGAAGGCAGTGGTATTCTCAGCAGCATGGACTTTGTGCTTAATTCCTAGATCCTACAGGAACATCTTGTTGCCAGGAATCATTTAAATAGATGTATTACACTGCATCTCCACACTAATTAATGCATGTACAGTAAGTGTATTTTGTTTCAATCCAGGTTTGTGCACAGCTGTCCAAAAGCTGCATTGTCATCAAAAATGCAGAGCTCTAGTAGCATAGCTCAGGCCAGGCAGATGGTGCAGCAGATGAGGATAGAGGCCAGCATCGAGAGGATAAAGGTGCCTTTATAATCAGTTATTCACACCATTCTGAGTGACTTGTTGACCTGTATGTCAAGGTAGATCAGCATGTGGACTGATTTTTTTACAGGTGTCCAAGGCTTTATCAGACCTGATGTGCTACTGTGGAGAACATGCCAAGAATGACCCGCTGCTCATGGGCATCCCCGCTTCAGAAAACCCTTTCAAGGACAAGAAGCCTTGCACTTTTTTGTAGGGGAATACCTGAACTCTTGCTGCTTTCCTTTGGATTtatgtggaataaaaaaaaaagctgatagTAATACTATTTACAACTTATCTTAAGGCCAGTGTTTCCCCCGTACCTTTTCGCATGCCTGCTAAAGTTCAAGGACTGTATTCCTCTCTGCTTTGCAGTCAGATAGCAGTTACAGCAAAGAATCTGCCTGAAGCTGTGGCCTAAAAGGAGCTGTGCCATCGATGGGAGAGTTCCTGACTCTCTAATTATCACAGCACGCATAAACAAGCCCCCTCAATCATTGGTCCAATCAGATTTAGGCTTTCAGCTTTCACCTCTTACTTTCATCAGGCTTGCTTCAGGAAACAGTTGTTGTAGGTTGTGTGCTACTGATAATGAGCACCAGAGATAATAATATCCTGT
The Perca fluviatilis chromosome 9, GENO_Pfluv_1.0, whole genome shotgun sequence genome window above contains:
- the gng12b gene encoding guanine nucleotide-binding protein G(I)/G(S)/G(O) subunit gamma-7 isoform X1; translated protein: MFLLFQDADEDCMSQDLAEQRMNIKTNRFVHSCPKAALSSKMQSSSSIAQARQMVQQMRIEASIERIKVSKALSDLMCYCGEHAKNDPLLMGIPASENPFKDKKPCTFL
- the gng12b gene encoding guanine nucleotide-binding protein G(I)/G(S)/G(O) subunit gamma-7 isoform X2, with amino-acid sequence MSQDLAEQRMNIKTNRFVHSCPKAALSSKMQSSSSIAQARQMVQQMRIEASIERIKVSKALSDLMCYCGEHAKNDPLLMGIPASENPFKDKKPCTFL